One window from the genome of Moorena sp. SIOASIH encodes:
- a CDS encoding CHAT domain-containing protein — protein MPDSRFPIPDSRFPIPDSRFPIPDSPEQQAQHLYETGQYQEAIPLLEQIISNYTDSGDIVGQINSLVNLALVYQNLGDIDQALETISQSFSRLSKLPNTKERQQLQAQILEVQGQVYLSLGQAEKALSTWQQTSAIYQDIGDLNRLTESQIYQVQALRILGLYNQATKTLTQIKENLQDQPDSQLKSTALQYLGDVLRRVGKFKDSKAILQQSLAIAENLPDQTLIAENLLSLGDTARLKGETEDALDLYQRVVEESPLPHLKIQGQLNQLSVLIATQEWSEARALLPAIDYTFTKLSPSKTAINARIKLGKTLLKAKNSQLTTPNSLATYLADAIKLARNLGDKRAEAEAIGNLGTLYEYNQRLDESQDLTEKALLIAQEIQAPDLAYQWQWQLGRILNLKQDKKSAIAAYSQSVKTLQSIRSDLVAISSDIQFGFRERVEPVYRELVALLLEPNASQENLKKARDVIESLQLAELDNFFQDACLDAKPVNIDEIDPNAAIFYTIILPDRLEVIVTLPGQPLRQITTNLPKTEIEEQLASVKRNITSPWRVLRKKNLQKIHDWLISPIQAELANSNILTLVFIPDGALRNIPMSVLYDGERYSIEKYSIAVAPSLQLIDSQANVRQNFSVLTAGVTEVRPHRPNLGALPGVKVELENINSEVPSLILLNESFTESNFNTEVNTSGYEIVHLATHGEFSSVAEETFLLTWDEVININELNSLISADQKQKNPIELLVLSACQTAAGDSRAALGLAGIAVRGGARSTLASLWSVNDLATAELMTRFYQRLATGKVTKAEALGQAQQKLLQTQEFNHPFYWSAFILLGNWL, from the coding sequence ATTCCCGATTCCCGATTCCCGATTCCCGATTCCCGATTCCCGATTCCCGATTCCCGATTCCCGATTCCCGATTCTCCAGAACAACAAGCCCAACACCTCTATGAAACAGGTCAATATCAAGAGGCGATACCGTTGTTGGAGCAAATTATTAGTAACTACACCGATAGTGGGGACATTGTTGGTCAGATTAATTCCTTAGTGAATCTAGCTTTAGTTTATCAAAATTTGGGAGACATAGACCAAGCATTAGAAACAATATCCCAGAGTTTTAGCAGACTATCAAAACTTCCCAATACCAAAGAACGTCAACAATTACAAGCCCAAATACTAGAAGTACAAGGACAAGTATACTTATCTCTAGGTCAGGCCGAAAAAGCCTTATCTACTTGGCAGCAAACTAGTGCTATCTACCAAGATATCGGAGACTTAAATAGATTAACAGAAAGTCAGATTTACCAAGTTCAAGCCTTACGAATATTAGGGTTGTATAATCAAGCCACTAAAACCTTAACTCAAATCAAGGAAAATCTCCAAGACCAACCCGATAGCCAACTCAAAAGTACAGCCCTCCAATATCTAGGTGATGTGCTGCGCCGAGTGGGAAAATTCAAAGACTCTAAAGCAATTTTACAACAAAGTTTAGCCATAGCGGAAAACTTACCAGATCAGACCTTGATTGCTGAAAATCTGCTCAGTTTAGGAGATACAGCTAGATTAAAAGGGGAAACAGAAGACGCTTTGGATTTGTATCAACGGGTTGTGGAGGAATCTCCCTTACCCCATCTGAAGATTCAGGGACAATTAAATCAACTGAGTGTATTGATAGCTACACAAGAGTGGTCAGAAGCCAGAGCGTTATTGCCAGCTATCGACTATACCTTCACTAAATTATCTCCCAGTAAAACCGCAATCAATGCTAGAATTAAGCTAGGCAAAACCCTATTAAAAGCTAAAAACTCACAACTCACAACTCCCAACTCCCTGGCTACTTATCTCGCTGATGCCATTAAGCTAGCTAGGAATTTAGGAGATAAAAGAGCGGAAGCTGAAGCCATTGGTAACTTGGGAACCTTATACGAATACAATCAACGTCTTGATGAATCCCAAGACTTGACCGAAAAAGCCTTACTCATTGCTCAAGAAATCCAGGCTCCGGATTTAGCCTATCAATGGCAATGGCAACTAGGAAGAATCCTCAACCTCAAACAGGATAAAAAAAGCGCGATCGCCGCCTATTCTCAATCAGTCAAAACCCTCCAATCTATCCGTAGCGACCTAGTCGCGATTAGTAGCGATATTCAGTTTGGGTTTCGAGAGAGGGTTGAACCAGTCTACCGAGAATTAGTAGCACTACTCCTGGAACCGAATGCATCTCAAGAAAACCTCAAAAAAGCACGAGATGTGATTGAATCCCTACAACTAGCAGAACTAGACAACTTTTTTCAGGATGCCTGTTTAGATGCCAAACCAGTTAATATCGACGAAATTGACCCCAACGCCGCTATTTTCTATACTATTATCTTGCCAGACCGCCTAGAAGTAATTGTCACCTTGCCCGGACAACCTCTGCGCCAGATCACCACTAACTTACCCAAAACAGAAATAGAAGAACAACTGGCTTCGGTAAAGAGAAATATTACTAGCCCATGGCGAGTTCTGAGAAAGAAAAACTTACAAAAAATACACGACTGGTTAATCAGTCCGATTCAAGCCGAACTAGCCAACAGTAACATCCTCACCCTAGTATTTATCCCCGATGGGGCTCTGCGCAATATTCCTATGTCCGTGCTTTATGATGGGGAACGCTATTCCATTGAGAAATATAGTATTGCAGTAGCGCCTAGTTTACAATTAATCGACTCTCAAGCAAATGTCAGACAAAACTTTTCGGTTCTAACTGCTGGAGTGACGGAAGTTCGTCCCCATCGTCCCAATTTAGGAGCACTTCCTGGGGTGAAGGTGGAATTAGAGAATATCAACTCCGAAGTTCCCTCATTGATTTTACTCAATGAATCCTTTACTGAATCCAACTTCAATACAGAAGTTAATACCTCTGGTTACGAAATCGTTCATCTCGCCACTCATGGTGAATTTAGTTCAGTAGCTGAAGAAACCTTTCTCCTGACCTGGGACGAGGTAATCAATATCAATGAGTTAAATAGTCTGATCTCAGCCGATCAAAAGCAAAAAAATCCCATCGAATTACTCGTCCTCAGTGCTTGTCAGACAGCGGCAGGAGACTCCCGAGCGGCGTTGGGATTGGCTGGCATAGCCGTGCGTGGGGGGGCACGCAGTACCCTTGCCAGTCTCTGGTCTGTAAACGATCTAGCCACTGCAGAGCTAATGACTCGCTTCTACCAGAGGTTAGCCACAGGCAAGGTTACTAAGGCTGAAGCTCTGGGACAAGCTCAACAGAAGCTGTTGCAGACGCAGGAATTTAATCACCCGTTTTACTGGTCGGC
- a CDS encoding filamentous hemagglutinin N-terminal domain-containing protein has product MKPRIYRLVQASPFVLCSLLGATTALGQITPDNTLGNESSVVTPNVNVNGALADLIEGGAIRDSNLFHSFSDFNVGEFGRVYFGLPAGVANILSRVTGANVSNILGTLGVLGNANLFVINPNGIFFGPNSRLDLGGSFFGSTADSVLFEDGTVFSAKNPNDKPLLTIKIPSGLQYGSNPGSITNQSSLFQVPNVKTLGLIGGDINIPGGQLTATDGRIELGSVGSNGVVKLTPTDTSFVLDYSPVQEFQDISLSDGAVVDTSGEGGGSIQVQGANVSLRDRSFVFADTEGSQNGGGIVVEASQLSLEAGSRITTDVFGSGQGGDLTITAGELIVSDGAAVSASTLGEGDGGNLTVNASSTVQVIGTDASGEFVSSLTTETEGTGNAGDLSITTGQLIISDGAVVSTSTFGEGDAGNLTVDASEKVQVIGTSADDGFRSALLTQTFGTGNAGDLSITTDELIVSDGAEVSTSTFGERDAGNLNITTGELIVEDGAFVSADTFSEGDGGNLTVNADSKVQIIGTSADGQFGSGLFAQTNPGSIGNAGELSITTRELIVSDGAVVSAGTFGEGDGGNLTVDASSTVQVIGTDADGQFRSALLAQTVGTGNGGDISITTGQLILEDGAVVSTDTDGEGDAGNLTVDASSVQLIGNSADGNFASDLFAETVGTGNGGDISITTGELIVSDGAFVSTSTFGEGDAGNLTVDASSRVQLIGTSPDGRFRSALFAETFGTGNGGDISITTGQLIVEDGAFVSTDTFSEGDGGNLTVDASSTVQLIGNSADGNFASDLFAGTFGTGHGGDISITTGQLIVKDGAFVFTDTEGEGDGGNLTVNASSTVQVIGTDADGRFLSALRAQTVETGHGGDISITTGQLIVSDGAFVSTDTFGEGEGGNLTVDASSTVQLIGTDADGQFRSALLARTFETGNGGDISITTGELIVEDGALVSADTFGLGDGGNLTVDASSTVQLIGNSADGNFASDLFARTVGAGNGGDVSITTGELIVSDGAFVSTETFGEGEGGNLTVDASSTVQLIGNSADGRFPSALRAETEGTGNGGDVSITTGELIVSDGAVVSADTFGEGDGGNLTVDADSTVHLIGTSPSGEIRSALFAQTFGTGKAGDVSITTGELIVEDGAVVSTDTFSEGDAGNLTVNADSKVQVIGTDADGRGVTGLFTETQGTGNAGNLSITTGQLIVSDGAVVSARSFEQGSSAGDLKINANSIFLNNKGIITADTAGAQGNITLSSRDIRLLNESNITTNAQNTTGGNITIDTDTLVGLGNSDITANAEFGPGGRVEINAQGIFGLEFRDRLTPDNDITATSKLGPSFSGQVILNISQLDPTSGLTELPASLVDAEAILANDLCGFENNRIAGGSSFTITGKGGLPASADDPVINTSTTVRWRTRPGLASTRQQLQQQASVIIPQPPQEKKVIIEAQGWVIAKDGTIILTAHPFRGTPVDQILPNLDCHSGRGSRE; this is encoded by the coding sequence ATGAAACCTCGGATTTACCGACTTGTGCAAGCAAGTCCCTTTGTTCTTTGTTCTCTACTGGGTGCAACTACTGCATTAGGTCAAATCACCCCAGATAATACCCTGGGGAATGAAAGCTCTGTAGTAACGCCCAATGTCAATGTTAACGGTGCCCTGGCAGATTTGATAGAAGGTGGAGCGATTAGAGACAGTAATCTATTCCACAGCTTCTCAGATTTTAATGTGGGCGAGTTTGGGCGGGTTTATTTTGGCTTACCTGCTGGAGTTGCCAACATCCTGAGTCGAGTAACTGGAGCAAATGTTTCCAATATTTTGGGGACTCTAGGAGTATTGGGTAATGCTAACTTGTTTGTGATCAATCCAAACGGTATTTTCTTCGGTCCCAATAGCCGACTAGATCTAGGAGGTTCATTTTTTGGGAGTACTGCTGATAGTGTGTTGTTTGAAGATGGCACAGTCTTCAGTGCAAAAAATCCCAATGATAAACCGTTGTTGACGATTAAGATTCCCTCTGGGTTGCAATATGGATCCAATCCAGGGAGTATTACTAATCAGTCTAGTCTGTTTCAGGTACCAAATGTGAAAACATTGGGGCTAATTGGTGGTGACATTAATATTCCTGGTGGTCAGTTAACAGCAACCGATGGACGGATTGAGCTGGGGAGTGTTGGTTCTAATGGTGTGGTGAAACTGACTCCAACGGATACTAGTTTTGTATTGGATTATTCACCAGTTCAAGAGTTTCAGGATATTAGTTTGTCCGACGGTGCTGTTGTTGACACCAGTGGAGAAGGTGGTGGCAGTATCCAGGTGCAGGGGGCTAATGTGAGTTTACGCGATCGCTCTTTTGTGTTTGCGGATACCGAAGGAAGTCAGAATGGAGGTGGGATAGTTGTTGAGGCTTCTCAGCTAAGTCTTGAGGCTGGTTCTAGGATAACTACGGATGTATTTGGTTCAGGACAGGGTGGAGATTTGACTATTACCGCTGGGGAGTTAATAGTCTCTGATGGAGCAGCCGTTTCAGCTAGCACTTTGGGTGAAGGGGACGGGGGAAATTTGACTGTGAATGCCTCCTCTACTGTTCAAGTAATTGGTACTGATGCCTCGGGTGAGTTTGTCAGCAGCTTGACTACTGAAACTGAAGGGACAGGAAATGCGGGAGATTTGAGTATTACCACTGGGCAGTTAATTATCTCTGATGGAGCAGTTGTTTCAACTAGCACTTTTGGTGAAGGGGACGCCGGAAATTTGACAGTGGATGCCTCCGAAAAGGTTCAAGTGATTGGTACCTCAGCTGATGATGGGTTTCGCAGCGCCTTGTTGACTCAAACTTTTGGGACAGGAAATGCGGGAGATTTGAGTATTACCACTGATGAGTTAATCGTCTCTGATGGAGCAGAAGTTTCAACTAGCACTTTTGGTGAAAGGGACGCCGGAAATTTGAATATTACCACTGGGGAGTTAATTGTCGAAGATGGAGCATTTGTTTCAGCTGACACTTTTAGTGAAGGGGACGGGGGAAATTTGACAGTGAATGCTGACTCAAAGGTTCAAATCATTGGGACCTCAGCCGATGGTCAGTTTGGCAGCGGCTTGTTTGCTCAAACTAATCCAGGATCAATTGGAAATGCGGGGGAGTTGAGTATTACCACTAGAGAGTTAATTGTCTCTGATGGAGCAGTTGTTTCAGCTGGCACTTTTGGTGAAGGGGACGGGGGAAATTTGACAGTGGATGCCTCTTCTACTGTTCAAGTGATTGGTACTGATGCCGATGGTCAGTTTCGCAGCGCCTTGTTGGCTCAAACTGTTGGGACAGGAAATGGAGGAGATATCAGTATTACCACTGGGCAGTTAATTCTCGAAGATGGAGCAGTTGTTTCAACTGACACAGACGGTGAAGGGGACGCCGGAAATTTGACAGTGGATGCCTCCTCTGTTCAACTGATTGGTAACTCAGCCGATGGTAATTTTGCCAGCGACTTGTTTGCTGAAACTGTTGGGACAGGAAATGGGGGAGATATCAGTATTACCACTGGGGAGTTAATTGTCTCTGATGGAGCATTTGTTTCAACTAGCACTTTTGGTGAAGGGGACGCCGGAAATTTGACAGTGGATGCCTCCTCTAGGGTTCAATTGATTGGGACCTCACCCGATGGTCGGTTTCGCAGCGCCTTGTTTGCTGAAACTTTTGGGACAGGAAATGGGGGAGATATCAGTATTACCACTGGGCAGTTAATTGTCGAAGATGGAGCATTTGTTTCAACTGACACTTTTAGTGAAGGGGACGGGGGAAATTTGACTGTGGATGCCTCCTCTACTGTTCAACTGATTGGTAACTCAGCCGATGGTAATTTTGCCAGCGACTTGTTTGCTGGAACTTTTGGGACAGGACATGGGGGAGATATCAGTATTACCACTGGGCAGTTAATTGTCAAAGATGGAGCATTTGTTTTCACTGACACAGAGGGTGAAGGGGACGGGGGAAATTTGACAGTGAATGCCTCCTCTACTGTTCAAGTGATTGGTACTGATGCCGATGGTCGGTTTCTCAGCGCCTTGAGAGCTCAAACTGTTGAGACAGGACATGGGGGAGATATCAGTATTACCACTGGGCAGTTAATTGTCTCTGATGGAGCATTTGTTTCAACTGACACTTTTGGTGAAGGGGAGGGGGGAAATTTGACTGTGGATGCCTCCTCTACTGTTCAACTGATTGGTACTGATGCCGATGGTCAGTTTCGCAGCGCCTTGTTGGCTCGAACTTTTGAGACAGGAAATGGGGGAGATATCAGTATTACCACTGGGGAGTTAATTGTCGAAGATGGAGCATTGGTTTCAGCTGACACTTTTGGTCTTGGGGACGGGGGAAATTTGACTGTGGATGCCTCCTCTACTGTTCAACTGATTGGTAACTCAGCCGATGGTAATTTTGCCAGCGACTTGTTTGCTCGAACTGTTGGGGCAGGAAATGGGGGAGATGTCAGTATTACCACTGGGGAGTTAATTGTCTCTGATGGAGCATTTGTTTCAACTGAAACTTTTGGTGAAGGGGAGGGGGGAAATTTGACAGTGGATGCCTCCTCTACTGTTCAACTGATTGGTAACTCAGCCGATGGTCGGTTTCCCAGCGCCTTGAGAGCTGAAACTGAAGGGACAGGAAATGGGGGAGATGTCAGTATTACCACTGGGGAGTTAATTGTCTCTGATGGAGCAGTTGTTTCAGCTGACACTTTTGGTGAAGGGGACGGCGGCAATTTGACTGTGGATGCGGACTCTACTGTTCACCTCATTGGTACCTCACCCTCGGGTGAGATTCGCAGCGCCTTGTTTGCTCAAACTTTTGGGACAGGAAAAGCGGGAGATGTGAGTATTACCACTGGGGAGTTAATTGTCGAAGATGGAGCAGTTGTTTCAACTGACACTTTTAGTGAAGGGGACGCCGGAAATTTGACAGTGAATGCTGACTCAAAGGTTCAAGTGATTGGGACTGATGCCGATGGTCGGGGTGTCACCGGCTTGTTTACTGAAACTCAAGGAACAGGAAATGCCGGAAATTTGAGTATTACCACTGGGCAGTTAATTGTCTCTGATGGAGCAGTTGTTAGTGCTAGAAGCTTTGAACAGGGGAGTTCAGCAGGGGACCTAAAGATTAATGCCAACTCCATCTTCCTGAACAACAAAGGAATCATCACAGCAGACACAGCAGGAGCGCAAGGCAATATTACTCTATCTTCCCGTGACATCCGACTCCTCAACGAAAGCAACATTACCACTAACGCCCAGAATACCACTGGGGGCAATATCACCATTGATACTGATACCCTAGTCGGTCTAGGAAATAGCGACATCACCGCCAATGCTGAATTTGGCCCAGGAGGTCGTGTTGAGATTAATGCCCAAGGCATCTTTGGCTTAGAGTTTCGAGACCGTCTCACTCCAGACAATGACATCACCGCCACCTCCAAGCTTGGCCCATCCTTCAGCGGTCAAGTCATACTCAACATCTCACAGTTAGACCCCACATCAGGCTTAACCGAATTGCCAGCAAGCCTGGTAGATGCAGAAGCGATCCTGGCCAATGACCTTTGTGGCTTTGAGAACAATCGGATTGCTGGCGGCAGTTCCTTTACCATTACCGGAAAAGGGGGTTTACCAGCTAGTGCAGACGATCCGGTGATTAATACCTCGACAACAGTGAGGTGGAGAACTCGTCCTGGGTTAGCCAGCACCAGACAACAATTACAACAGCAAGCATCAGTGATAATCCCTCAACCTCCCCAAGAAAAAAAAGTGATTATCGAAGCCCAAGGCTGGGTAATAGCAAAGGATGGTACGATTATTCTGACCGCTCATCCGTTTAGGGGTACTCCTGTTGATCAGATATTGCCTAATCTTGATTGTCATTCGGGAAGAGGGAGTAGGGAGTAG
- a CDS encoding filamentous hemagglutinin N-terminal domain-containing protein gives MKPRIDRLVQASPFVLYSLLAASTALGQITPDNTLGNESSVVTPNVNVNGNLADLIEGGAIRDSNLFHSFSDFNVGEFGRVYFGLPAGVANILSRVTGANVSNILGTLGVLGNANLFVINPNGIFFGPNSRLDLGGSFFGSTADSVLFDDGTVFSALNPNGKPLLTINIPSGLQYGSNPGSITNQSTLFQVPNVKTLGLIGGDINIPGGQLTATDGRIELGSVGSNSVVNLTPTDSSFVLDYSAVQEFQDISLSDGAFVNTSGESGGSIQVQGANVSLRDRSFVFADTEGSQNGGGIVVEASQLSLEAGSRITTDVFGSGQGGDVSITTGELIVKDGAEVSTDTFGEGDAGNLTVDADSKVQVIGTSASGGRSALTTETFGTGKAGDISITTGELIVKDGAEVSASTFGLGDGGNLTVDADSTVQVIGTDASGELPSALFAETEGGHGGDISITTGELIVKDGAEISTRTFGEGDAGNLTVDADSTVQVIGTSASGGRSALFAETFGTGHGGDISITTGELIVKDGAEVSTSTFGLGDGGNLTVDADSTVQVIGTDADGQSPSALTTETDQTGKAGDVSITTGELIVKDGAEVSTRTFGEGDAGNLTVDAASTVQVIGTSASGGRSALFAETFGTGKAGDVSITTDKLMVSDGAEVSASTFGLGDGGNLTVDADSTVQVIGTSADGQSRSALFAETEETGKAGDISITTGELIVEDGAVVSADTFGEGDGGNLTVDADSTVHLIGTSASGEIRSALFAQTFGTGKAGDVSITTGQLIVEDGAVVSTDTFSEGDAGNLTVNADSKVQVIGTDADGRGVTGLFTETQGTGNAGDLSITTGQLMVSDRAVVSARSIQQGSSAGTVEINANSIFLNNDGRITAETAGPQGNIILEARDIRLLNESLIITDAQNTTGGNIFIDTDILLGLGNSDITANADEGPGGRVEINAQGIFGLEFRDRLTPENDITATSTLGPSFSGQVILNTPDVDPTSGLTELPASLVDAEAILANDLCGFENNRIAGGSSFTITGKGGLPASADDPVINTSTTVRWRTRPGLASTRQQLQQQASVITPQPPQEKKVIIEAQGWVIAKDGTIILTAHPFRGTPVDQILPNLDCHSGAGSRE, from the coding sequence ATGAAACCTCGGATTGACCGACTTGTGCAAGCAAGTCCCTTTGTTCTCTATTCTCTACTAGCTGCAAGTACGGCATTAGGGCAAATCACCCCAGATAATACCTTGGGGAATGAAAGCTCTGTAGTAACGCCCAATGTCAATGTTAACGGTAACCTAGCGGATTTGATAGAAGGTGGAGCGATTAGAGACAGTAATCTATTCCACAGCTTCTCAGATTTTAATGTGGGCGAGTTTGGGCGGGTTTATTTTGGCTTACCTGCTGGAGTTGCCAACATCCTGAGTCGAGTAACTGGAGCAAATGTTTCCAATATTTTGGGGACTCTGGGAGTGTTGGGTAATGCTAACTTATTTGTGATAAATCCAAACGGTATTTTCTTTGGTCCCAATAGCCGACTAGATCTAGGAGGCTCATTTTTTGGGAGTACTGCTGATAGTGTGTTGTTTGACGATGGCACAGTATTCAGTGCATTAAATCCGAATGGAAAACCGTTATTAACTATTAATATACCATCTGGGTTGCAATATGGTTCCAATCCAGGGAGTATTACTAATCAGTCTACTCTGTTTCAGGTACCAAATGTGAAAACATTGGGGCTGATTGGTGGTGACATTAATATTCCTGGTGGTCAGTTAACAGCAACTGATGGACGGATTGAGCTGGGGAGTGTTGGTTCTAATAGCGTGGTGAACCTGACCCCAACGGATAGTAGTTTTGTTTTGGATTATTCAGCAGTTCAAGAGTTTCAGGATATTAGTTTGTCCGACGGTGCTTTTGTTAATACCAGTGGCGAAAGCGGTGGCAGTATCCAGGTGCAGGGGGCTAATGTGAGTTTACGCGATCGCTCTTTTGTGTTTGCGGATACCGAAGGAAGTCAGAATGGCGGTGGGATAGTTGTTGAGGCTTCTCAGCTAAGTCTTGAGGCTGGTTCTAGGATAACTACGGATGTATTTGGTTCAGGACAGGGGGGAGATGTCAGTATTACCACTGGGGAGTTAATAGTCAAAGATGGAGCAGAAGTTTCAACTGACACTTTTGGTGAAGGGGACGCCGGAAATTTGACAGTGGATGCTGACTCAAAGGTTCAAGTGATTGGTACCTCAGCCTCGGGTGGTCGCAGCGCCTTGACTACTGAAACTTTTGGGACAGGAAAAGCAGGAGATATCAGTATTACCACTGGGGAGTTAATTGTCAAAGATGGAGCAGAAGTTTCAGCTAGCACTTTTGGTCTTGGGGACGGGGGAAATTTGACAGTGGATGCCGACTCTACTGTTCAAGTGATTGGTACTGATGCCTCGGGTGAGTTGCCCAGCGCCTTGTTTGCTGAAACTGAAGGGGGACATGGGGGAGATATCAGTATTACCACTGGGGAGTTAATAGTCAAAGATGGAGCAGAAATTTCAACTCGCACTTTTGGTGAAGGGGACGCCGGAAATTTGACAGTGGATGCCGACTCTACTGTTCAAGTGATTGGTACCTCAGCCTCGGGTGGTCGCAGCGCCTTGTTTGCTGAAACTTTTGGGACAGGACATGGGGGAGATATCAGTATTACCACTGGGGAGTTAATCGTCAAAGATGGAGCAGAAGTTTCAACTAGCACTTTTGGTCTTGGGGACGGGGGAAATTTGACAGTGGATGCCGACTCTACTGTTCAAGTAATTGGTACTGATGCCGATGGTCAGTCTCCCAGCGCCTTGACTACTGAAACTGATCAGACAGGAAAAGCGGGAGATGTGAGTATTACCACTGGGGAGTTAATAGTCAAAGATGGAGCAGAAGTTTCAACTCGCACTTTTGGTGAAGGGGACGCCGGAAATTTGACTGTGGATGCCGCCTCTACTGTTCAAGTGATTGGTACCTCAGCCTCGGGTGGTCGCAGCGCCTTGTTTGCTGAAACTTTTGGGACAGGAAAAGCGGGAGATGTGAGTATTACCACTGACAAGTTAATGGTCTCTGATGGAGCAGAAGTTTCAGCTAGCACTTTTGGTCTTGGGGACGGGGGAAATTTGACAGTGGATGCCGACTCTACTGTTCAAGTGATTGGGACCTCAGCCGATGGTCAGTCTCGCAGCGCCTTGTTTGCTGAAACTGAAGAGACAGGAAAAGCAGGAGATATCAGTATTACCACTGGGGAGTTAATTGTCGAAGATGGAGCAGTTGTTTCAGCTGACACTTTTGGTGAAGGGGACGGCGGCAATTTGACTGTGGATGCCGACTCTACTGTTCACCTCATTGGTACCTCAGCCTCGGGTGAGATTCGCAGCGCCTTGTTTGCTCAAACTTTTGGGACAGGAAAAGCGGGAGATGTGAGTATTACCACTGGGCAGTTAATTGTCGAAGATGGAGCAGTTGTTTCAACTGACACTTTTAGTGAAGGGGACGCCGGAAATTTGACAGTCAATGCTGACTCAAAGGTTCAAGTGATTGGGACTGATGCCGATGGTCGGGGTGTCACCGGCTTGTTTACTGAAACTCAAGGAACAGGAAATGCGGGAGATTTGAGTATTACCACTGGGCAGTTAATGGTCTCTGATCGAGCAGTTGTTAGTGCTAGAAGCATTCAACAGGGGAGTTCAGCAGGCACCGTAGAGATTAATGCCAACTCCATCTTCCTAAACAACGATGGCAGGATCACAGCAGAAACAGCAGGACCGCAAGGCAATATTATCCTGGAAGCTCGTGACATCCGACTCCTCAACGAAAGCTTGATTATAACTGACGCCCAGAATACTACTGGGGGCAATATATTTATTGATACTGACATCTTACTCGGTCTGGGAAATAGCGATATCACCGCCAATGCTGACGAAGGTCCAGGAGGTCGTGTTGAGATTAATGCCCAAGGCATCTTTGGTTTAGAGTTTCGAGACCGTCTAACTCCAGAAAATGACATAACGGCCACCTCCACCCTTGGCCCATCCTTCAGTGGTCAAGTCATACTCAACACCCCAGATGTAGACCCCACCTCAGGCTTAACCGAATTGCCAGCAAGCCTGGTCGATGCAGAAGCGATCCTGGCCAATGACCTTTGTGGCTTTGAGAACAATCGGATTGCTGGCGGCAGTTCCTTTACCATTACCGGAAAAGGGGGTTTACCAGCTAGTGCAGACGATCCGGTGATTAATACCTCGACAACAGTGAGGTGGAGAACTCGTCCTGGCTTAGCCAGCACCAGACAACAATTACAACAGCAAGCATCAGTGATCACCCCTCAACCTCCCCAAGAAAAAAAAGTGATTATCGAAGCCCAAGGCTGGGTAATAGCAAAGGATGGCACGATTATTCTGACCGCTCATCCGTTTAGGGGTACTCCTGTGGATCAGATATTGCCTAATCTTGATTGTCATTCGGGAGCAGGGAGTCGGGAGTAG
- a CDS encoding alpha/beta hydrolase, translating into MTTTTNPTHINSGIGGTKNLYNWNWQDKHYRVVYETIGAGNPVLLLPAFSTVSSRTEMKGIANLLATNYQVTVLDWLGFGESQCPPVDYNPVLFQQLLADFVKSVFNNNSIILIAAGHASGYALKFAQDNPDSISKLILVAPTWKGPLRVMGLPDGVRNGVKNLVRSPWLGQTLYYLNTTPSFLRLMYKRHVYVDESKLTPEFMTQKHQITSKDGGRYAPAAFVTGAIDPVVNREEFLHILDSVPMPVLMILAENAPPKSKAEMIAMAELEQVQTVRLAGTLGISEEYHEAVTAVIQNFI; encoded by the coding sequence ATGACTACAACAACTAATCCGACTCACATTAACTCTGGTATTGGCGGTACCAAAAATTTATACAACTGGAATTGGCAAGACAAACACTATCGAGTAGTCTACGAAACTATCGGCGCAGGCAACCCCGTACTGTTACTTCCTGCTTTTAGTACCGTTTCTAGTCGCACAGAAATGAAAGGTATTGCCAATCTACTCGCTACCAACTATCAAGTTACCGTTCTAGATTGGTTGGGATTTGGCGAGTCTCAATGCCCTCCTGTGGATTACAATCCCGTATTATTTCAGCAGTTATTAGCAGATTTTGTTAAATCTGTTTTTAATAATAACTCAATTATCTTAATTGCTGCGGGTCATGCTTCGGGATACGCTTTAAAATTTGCCCAAGATAATCCAGATAGTATTTCTAAACTAATTTTAGTGGCTCCCACTTGGAAAGGACCGTTAAGAGTAATGGGTTTACCGGATGGAGTGAGAAACGGAGTAAAAAACCTAGTGCGATCGCCCTGGTTAGGTCAGACTCTATACTATCTGAACACTACCCCTTCGTTTCTGCGCTTGATGTATAAACGCCACGTTTATGTGGATGAAAGCAAACTAACTCCGGAATTTATGACCCAAAAACATCAAATTACTTCCAAAGATGGCGGGAGATATGCCCCTGCTGCGTTTGTTACTGGCGCAATCGATCCTGTAGTTAATCGCGAGGAATTTTTGCATATTTTAGATTCTGTGCCCATGCCCGTATTAATGATATTAGCGGAAAATGCACCACCTAAATCAAAAGCAGAAATGATAGCAATGGCGGAATTAGAACAGGTGCAAACCGTTCGATTGGCTGGAACCTTAGGTATTTCTGAAGAGTATCATGAAGCGGTAACAGCAGTGATTCAGAATTTTATTTAG